One genomic region from Cetobacterium sp. 8H encodes:
- a CDS encoding OmpA family protein, with amino-acid sequence MRNKKTIAMLILTTSLLGACTAGNKKVSGTAGGAAAGALIGQIVGKDTKGTLIGAGIGALAGLGWGAYKDAQYKEFLKALQSTNITVTNNKDNINLRLPGESSFKSGSAVLNGGFYAPLNSIASIMNKYPETKIQVSGYTDNTGNPNSNLNLSLQRAQSVANYLSAQGVSPSRISSIGYGDRNPVASNATSEGKALNRRVEIKIFQ; translated from the coding sequence ATGAGAAACAAAAAAACAATAGCAATGTTAATATTAACAACTTCTCTTTTAGGAGCTTGTACTGCTGGAAATAAAAAAGTGTCAGGAACAGCTGGTGGAGCAGCAGCAGGAGCTTTAATAGGACAAATAGTTGGAAAAGATACTAAAGGAACTCTTATTGGTGCTGGAATAGGTGCTTTAGCAGGACTAGGATGGGGAGCTTATAAAGACGCTCAATACAAGGAGTTCTTAAAAGCTTTACAAAGTACAAATATTACTGTTACAAACAATAAAGATAACATAAACTTAAGATTACCTGGAGAATCATCTTTCAAGAGTGGAAGTGCTGTACTTAATGGAGGATTCTATGCTCCTTTAAATTCAATAGCTTCAATTATGAACAAGTATCCAGAGACAAAAATTCAAGTTTCAGGATATACAGATAACACAGGAAATCCAAACTCAAACTTAAACTTATCTCTACAAAGAGCACAAAGCGTAGCTAACTACTTATCAGCTCAAGGAGTTTCTCCAAGCAGAATATCAAGCATAGGTTACGGGGATAGAAATCCAGTAGCTTCAAATGCAACTTCTGAAGGAAAAGCATTAAATAGAAGAGTAGAAATAAAAATATTTCAATAA
- a CDS encoding EI24 domain-containing protein — MRNLKLVIDEYYEAPKLIKEMKLKWGYFLGGAIGLIILVFFYWISGYFGDWIFEKLNQIFKINEYGSIVRGIIVFIIRIIMIGIEYLFFKAVLLTLLAPFFSYISEKVETKIYGTKYSFTLKENIGFILRGVKIAGKSLLKEIVITLLIILLSFIPAVNFVVPILIFIVQSYFISYNFVDYTLERHKYGEKESIQFMKSNRVTFTFAGAIFTFVYFIPIVGIIVGPLLAIVALTSLTLKIIKQNP; from the coding sequence ATGAGAAATTTAAAACTGGTTATAGATGAATATTATGAAGCTCCAAAATTGATAAAAGAGATGAAATTGAAATGGGGTTATTTTTTAGGCGGAGCTATAGGTCTGATTATTTTAGTTTTCTTCTATTGGATTTCAGGTTATTTTGGAGACTGGATATTTGAAAAGCTGAATCAAATTTTTAAAATTAATGAGTATGGTTCAATCGTAAGAGGAATAATTGTTTTTATAATTAGAATTATAATGATAGGAATAGAATATCTATTTTTTAAAGCGGTATTATTGACTCTATTAGCACCATTTTTTAGTTATATATCGGAGAAAGTAGAAACAAAAATTTATGGAACTAAGTATAGTTTTACTTTGAAAGAAAATATTGGATTCATTTTAAGAGGGGTAAAAATAGCAGGAAAATCTCTGCTAAAAGAGATTGTAATAACATTATTAATAATTTTGTTGAGCTTTATACCTGCAGTAAATTTTGTTGTACCAATTCTTATTTTTATAGTACAGAGCTATTTTATATCGTATAACTTTGTTGATTATACACTGGAAAGACATAAATATGGTGAAAAAGAGAGTATTCAATTTATGAAGAGTAATAGAGTTACATTCACTTTTGCTGGTGCAATATTTACATTTGTATATTTTATACCGATTGTAGGGATAATAGTGGGTCCTCTTTTAGCTATAGTTGCACTGACAAGTCTAACTTTGAAAATAATAAAGCAAAATCCATAG
- a CDS encoding carbon starvation protein A codes for MISFIGSLIALILGYFIYGKYVEKVFGVNEKRETPAVRLADGVDYVELDWKKAFLIQFLNIAGLGPIFGAVAGALWGPVAFLWIVFGCIFAGATHDYLSGMLSVRHDGATIAEIVGHYLGDTAKQIMRVFSVVLLVLVGVVFVNGPAGILASMTSMSTLAWVGVIVVYYMLATVLPVDKLIGKIYPIFGASLIIMGIGIGGGLIFQGYDIPEISMANLHPKATSIYPYLFITIACGAISGFHATQSPLMARCMKNEKEGRRIFYGSMIAEGVIALVWAAAAMTFFGGTEGLMNAGPAGVVVNTISNSILGKVGGALALLGVVACPITSGDTAFRSARLAIADAINYKQGPIKNRFVIALPLFAVGIGLCFIDFAIIWRYFAWSNQTLATIALWAGAVYLANEGKNHWIATIPGVFMTAVVTTYILIAPEGFRLSETVGYVAGIIAAIVALGLFLRKIKSGKPVEVV; via the coding sequence ATGATAAGTTTTATAGGATCTTTAATAGCTTTAATTTTGGGTTATTTCATCTATGGAAAATATGTTGAGAAAGTTTTTGGAGTTAATGAAAAAAGAGAAACACCGGCTGTGAGATTAGCAGATGGAGTGGATTATGTTGAGTTAGATTGGAAAAAGGCATTTCTAATTCAGTTTTTAAATATCGCTGGATTAGGACCAATCTTTGGAGCTGTAGCAGGAGCTCTTTGGGGACCAGTAGCATTCTTATGGATTGTTTTTGGATGTATATTTGCAGGAGCTACACATGATTACTTATCTGGTATGTTATCAGTAAGACATGATGGAGCTACAATAGCTGAAATAGTAGGACACTACTTAGGGGATACAGCAAAACAAATTATGAGAGTATTCTCAGTTGTACTTTTAGTTTTAGTAGGAGTTGTATTTGTAAATGGTCCAGCAGGAATACTAGCAAGTATGACAAGCATGAGCACATTAGCATGGGTAGGAGTAATCGTAGTTTACTATATGCTAGCAACAGTTTTACCTGTTGATAAACTTATAGGAAAAATTTATCCTATATTTGGAGCGTCTTTAATAATAATGGGAATTGGAATAGGTGGAGGACTAATTTTTCAAGGATATGATATTCCAGAAATATCAATGGCAAATCTTCATCCTAAGGCAACTTCAATCTATCCATATCTATTTATAACAATAGCTTGTGGAGCAATTTCAGGATTCCATGCAACTCAGTCACCATTGATGGCAAGATGTATGAAAAATGAAAAAGAAGGAAGAAGAATATTTTATGGTTCAATGATTGCAGAAGGAGTGATTGCACTTGTTTGGGCTGCAGCAGCGATGACATTCTTTGGTGGAACAGAAGGGTTAATGAATGCAGGTCCAGCAGGAGTAGTAGTAAACACTATATCAAATAGTATTCTTGGAAAAGTTGGAGGAGCATTAGCACTATTAGGAGTTGTAGCTTGTCCTATAACATCTGGAGATACTGCATTTAGAAGTGCAAGACTAGCAATAGCAGATGCAATTAATTATAAACAAGGACCTATAAAAAATAGATTTGTAATAGCTCTTCCGCTATTTGCAGTAGGAATTGGACTTTGTTTTATAGATTTCGCAATAATTTGGAGATATTTTGCATGGTCTAACCAAACATTAGCAACAATAGCTTTATGGGCAGGTGCAGTATATTTAGCAAATGAGGGAAAAAATCATTGGATTGCAACAATACCAGGAGTATTTATGACTGCGGTAGTAACAACATATATCTTAATAGCTCCAGAAGGATTTAGACTTTCTGAAACAGTTGGATACGTAGCTGGAATAATAGCAGCTATAGTAGCATTAGGATTATTCTTAAGAAAAATAAAATCAGGAAAACCTGTAGAGGTTGTATAA
- a CDS encoding LytTR family DNA-binding domain-containing protein → MIKCLIIEDEFPAREELKYFINNNKNFQIEKEFENPIDALKYIDNQKIDVIFLDINMPELDGMSLGKIIYRLNKDVKLVFITAYRDFAADAFEIKAFDYILKPYSEDRIIQVLDNLVLNHSKNTNEICVKENLLSKKITVNLDSKMVVISVSDILYVEADEKETRVFTSECSYSSKLKISQFETLLIENSFFRCHRSYIVNIDKVVEVEPWFNGTYILKVLKKDFKIPVSRNKVKELKEILTIK, encoded by the coding sequence ATGATTAAATGTTTGATTATTGAGGATGAATTTCCTGCTAGAGAAGAATTAAAATATTTTATTAACAACAATAAAAATTTCCAAATTGAAAAAGAGTTTGAAAATCCAATTGATGCTTTAAAATATATTGATAATCAAAAAATTGACGTTATATTTTTAGATATAAATATGCCTGAACTTGACGGAATGAGTTTAGGAAAAATTATTTATAGGTTAAATAAAGATGTTAAGCTAGTATTTATTACTGCATATAGAGATTTTGCTGCTGATGCTTTTGAAATAAAAGCTTTTGATTATATCTTAAAACCATATTCTGAAGATAGAATAATCCAAGTTTTAGACAATCTTGTTCTTAACCATTCTAAAAATACTAATGAGATTTGTGTTAAAGAAAATCTTCTTTCAAAAAAAATAACTGTTAATCTAGACTCTAAAATGGTTGTTATTTCAGTATCTGACATTTTATATGTTGAAGCTGACGAAAAAGAAACTAGAGTGTTTACTTCAGAATGTAGCTACTCTTCTAAATTAAAAATCTCACAATTTGAAACTCTTTTAATTGAAAATAGTTTCTTTAGATGCCACCGTTCATACATTGTAAATATAGATAAAGTTGTAGAAGTAGAACCTTGGTTTAATGGGACATATATCCTGAAAGTATTAAAAAAAGACTTTAAAATACCTGTTAGTCGAAACAAAGTTAAGGAATTAAAAGAAATTTTGACTATAAAATAA
- a CDS encoding sensor histidine kinase, whose translation MFELSSKLFNTLGYIIAIAFFFTRFKSAKYIFSREKQTKKDIFLLSLFFSSLAILGTYIGIDYKGAIANTRNIGVVVGGMLAGPEVAIISGLIAGAHRVAFTSISAFTAIPCAIATVCGGYITSRLFKKATKSNRSLLGFLGGVLVENLSMFLILVLGTDKALAIDIVKNLYLPMIFINGVGVAVIIIITDEILEEKEKEAGNQAKLALEIANKTLPFFRKGESLNDVCKIVLDALLAQVVVITDKENLIASASVSKEFEITHGKIQSEATKKVLKQGEVLIFDKDTEKTDFNYTHKGIRSCIIAPLFQDEHVSGTLKIYFNNEEHITARKKYLAIGLSQLISTQLEISKIENLKTMARDAELKALQNQINPHFLFNALHTTASFVRFNPTRAREIIIDLSTYLRYNLENTAKVVPLEKELEQVKAYINIEKARFHNRFDIIYDIDSNINDITIPSLTIQPLVENSIKHGILKQRELGIVRISIKKIENVCKISIEDNGIGISPDIIENIEKKIENNIGLKNVHNRLKLMYGKGLDIKRLEKGTHISFTI comes from the coding sequence ATGTTTGAACTATCAAGTAAACTTTTTAACACTTTAGGTTATATAATCGCAATAGCATTTTTTTTCACAAGATTTAAAAGTGCTAAATATATTTTTAGTAGAGAGAAACAAACTAAAAAAGATATCTTTCTACTATCTCTATTTTTTTCTAGCTTAGCTATTTTAGGTACATATATTGGTATTGATTATAAGGGAGCCATTGCAAATACCAGAAACATCGGAGTTGTTGTGGGTGGAATGCTCGCTGGCCCTGAAGTTGCTATCATCTCAGGTCTTATAGCTGGAGCTCATAGAGTCGCATTCACAAGCATCAGTGCATTCACCGCTATTCCTTGTGCTATAGCTACTGTTTGTGGTGGATATATCACCAGTCGACTATTTAAAAAAGCTACCAAAAGCAATAGGTCTCTTTTAGGATTTTTAGGTGGGGTTTTGGTTGAGAATCTCAGTATGTTTTTAATTCTTGTTCTTGGTACTGATAAAGCTTTAGCTATTGATATTGTTAAAAATCTTTATCTTCCAATGATCTTTATAAATGGTGTCGGTGTAGCTGTCATCATTATTATAACTGATGAAATTTTAGAAGAAAAAGAAAAAGAAGCTGGAAATCAAGCTAAATTAGCCCTAGAAATTGCTAATAAAACACTTCCATTTTTTAGAAAGGGAGAGTCTTTAAATGACGTTTGTAAAATTGTTTTGGATGCTCTTCTCGCTCAAGTAGTTGTTATTACTGATAAGGAAAATCTCATTGCCAGTGCATCCGTTTCAAAAGAGTTTGAAATAACACACGGAAAAATACAAAGTGAAGCAACTAAGAAAGTATTAAAGCAAGGAGAGGTTTTAATTTTTGATAAAGATACTGAAAAAACAGATTTTAACTATACACACAAAGGGATAAGATCGTGTATTATCGCCCCACTTTTTCAAGATGAACATGTCTCTGGAACTTTAAAAATCTATTTCAATAATGAAGAACATATCACCGCTAGAAAAAAATATTTAGCAATTGGTCTTTCACAACTGATATCTACACAATTAGAAATTAGTAAAATTGAAAATCTAAAAACAATGGCCAGAGATGCTGAACTAAAAGCCTTACAAAATCAAATAAACCCTCATTTTCTTTTTAATGCTTTACATACCACAGCCTCTTTTGTTAGATTTAATCCAACAAGAGCTAGAGAAATTATCATAGATCTATCTACTTACCTTAGATACAACCTTGAAAATACCGCAAAAGTTGTTCCTCTTGAAAAAGAATTAGAACAAGTAAAAGCTTATATAAATATTGAAAAAGCAAGATTTCATAATCGTTTTGATATTATTTATGACATAGATAGCAATATAAACGATATTACAATCCCTAGCCTTACTATCCAACCTCTTGTTGAAAATAGTATAAAGCACGGAATCTTAAAACAGAGAGAATTGGGAATAGTTAGAATATCTATTAAAAAGATTGAAAATGTTTGTAAGATATCCATTGAAGATAACGGTATCGGAATTAGTCCAGATATCATTGAAAATATCGAAAAGAAAATTGAAAATAATATTGGCCTTAAAAATGTTCATAATAGACTTAAACTTATGTACGGAAAAGGCCTTGATATCAAAAGATTAGAAAAAGGAACACATATTTCATTTACAATTTAA
- a CDS encoding acyl-CoA thioesterase: protein MTISDINYGGHMGNERALLLFQQVRIDLFQSLNVSEIDTGDGVGVIQKDAHVYYKGESFLGDILTVKIIEVDMKKISLDFKYEVLNQNGKKILEGSTQLIAYNYNLKKIGRFSEVFLNRLKEVLN from the coding sequence GTGACTATTTCGGATATAAATTATGGTGGGCACATGGGGAATGAGAGGGCTCTTTTATTATTTCAACAGGTACGTATAGATCTGTTTCAAAGTTTGAATGTTTCCGAGATTGATACCGGTGATGGTGTGGGAGTAATTCAAAAGGATGCACATGTCTATTATAAAGGTGAGAGTTTTCTAGGGGATATTTTAACTGTAAAGATAATAGAAGTTGATATGAAAAAAATAAGTTTAGATTTTAAGTATGAGGTTTTAAATCAAAACGGGAAAAAAATATTAGAGGGAAGTACACAGTTAATTGCGTATAACTATAACCTAAAAAAAATAGGAAGATTTTCAGAAGTTTTTTTGAATAGACTAAAAGAGGTTCTAAACTAA
- a CDS encoding deoxyribodipyrimidine photo-lyase, which produces MEDRIKKINSTENLNRKYIVYWMQEAQRTRYNFGLEKAIRISNLKKQPLYVIFNLMKNYPEAQKRHFEFMLQGLKNVRENLAKKKIKFILLEGDFQENILKISEKTSSMVWDKSYLKFQIGIKEKILKNIECDVFEVESNVLVPVEIVTKKEEYSAKTFRDKYNKVKDRYIDWLEEEKYDVSYPSKDNMDSLDLSDKYFPEKLEELDGGFLGGEDEALKRLERFIDSDLKFYLEKGPDNERYSKLSPYLHFGNISPLEIWQRLSKKSDLTECCESFLEELLIRRELAINFVYYNKKYDEWNGITYRWAYETLKLHEDDKREHIYSKEELEAFKTHDEYWNSCQKQMVKTGYMDGYMRMYWCKKILEWSRTPQIAYETAIYLNNKYFYDGRDPSSYTGVAWCFGKHDRAWKERAIFGKIRYMNSNGLERKFEMETYIKKYGR; this is translated from the coding sequence TTGGAAGATAGGATTAAAAAAATAAATAGCACTGAAAATCTCAACAGGAAATATATTGTATATTGGATGCAAGAGGCACAAAGAACAAGGTATAACTTTGGATTAGAAAAAGCTATTAGAATTTCAAATCTTAAAAAGCAACCCCTTTACGTAATATTTAATCTTATGAAAAATTACCCCGAGGCACAAAAGAGACATTTTGAGTTTATGCTACAAGGGTTGAAAAATGTGAGAGAAAATTTAGCGAAAAAAAAGATAAAATTTATACTTCTTGAAGGTGATTTTCAAGAAAATATATTAAAAATATCAGAAAAAACTTCAAGTATGGTTTGGGATAAAAGTTATTTAAAATTTCAAATAGGAATTAAAGAAAAAATTTTAAAAAATATAGAGTGTGATGTTTTTGAAGTGGAAAGCAACGTTTTAGTTCCTGTTGAGATTGTTACAAAAAAAGAGGAGTATAGTGCCAAGACTTTTAGGGATAAATATAATAAAGTAAAAGATAGATATATCGATTGGTTAGAAGAGGAGAAATATGATGTGAGTTATCCTTCAAAGGATAATATGGATAGTTTAGATCTATCTGATAAATATTTCCCTGAAAAGTTAGAAGAGCTCGATGGTGGATTTTTAGGTGGAGAGGATGAAGCCTTAAAAAGACTTGAGAGATTTATAGATAGCGATCTAAAATTTTATTTAGAAAAAGGACCAGATAATGAACGCTATTCAAAACTATCACCATATTTGCATTTTGGGAATATATCTCCTCTTGAAATTTGGCAGAGATTGAGTAAAAAATCAGATCTTACAGAATGTTGTGAGAGTTTTCTAGAGGAGTTGTTGATTCGAAGAGAATTAGCTATAAATTTTGTCTATTATAATAAAAAATATGATGAATGGAATGGGATTACATATAGATGGGCTTATGAAACATTGAAGTTACATGAGGATGATAAAAGAGAGCACATCTATTCTAAAGAGGAGTTAGAGGCTTTTAAAACACATGATGAATACTGGAATAGTTGTCAAAAACAGATGGTGAAAACAGGATATATGGACGGATACATGAGGATGTATTGGTGTAAAAAAATACTCGAATGGAGTAGAACGCCACAAATAGCATATGAAACAGCGATATATTTAAATAATAAATATTTTTATGATGGAAGAGATCCAAGTTCGTATACTGGTGTGGCTTGGTGTTTTGGAAAGCACGATAGAGCTTGGAAAGAAAGAGCTATCTTTGGAAAAATTAGATATATGAATTCAAATGGATTAGAGAGAAAGTTTGAAATGGAAACATATATAAAAAAATACGGGAGATGA
- a CDS encoding transketolase family protein translates to MMKSTREAFGETLLELGKENDKIIGLSADLQDSTKAIYFQKEFPERFFNVGISEQDLIGISAGISSEGFIPFASSFAAFIATRPYDQIRMLLCYNNLNVKLVATHSGLTVGEDGGSAQCLEDIALMRVLPNMKVFQPCDANETKALLKTIAKDIGPCYIRLSRADYPIIFDENKVFTIGQGDILSEGDDISIIATGFMVSKALEVKTILEKEGLSIQVINMSSIKPIDKKLIFECAKKTKGIVTIEEHQSFGGLGAAVLEVLSLNPVPVKVIGVNDTFGQSGKAEELLSHYGLDTPSLTDTIRKFINKVKYGSEG, encoded by the coding sequence ATGATGAAATCTACTAGAGAAGCTTTTGGTGAGACACTTCTGGAGTTAGGAAAAGAAAATGATAAAATTATAGGTCTTTCTGCAGATCTACAAGATTCTACCAAAGCTATCTATTTCCAAAAAGAGTTTCCAGAAAGATTTTTTAATGTCGGAATATCTGAGCAGGATTTAATTGGTATTTCAGCTGGTATTTCCAGTGAAGGTTTTATTCCATTTGCTTCATCATTTGCTGCTTTTATAGCTACTCGTCCATATGATCAAATCAGAATGCTTCTTTGCTACAACAACTTAAATGTTAAACTTGTTGCTACTCATTCTGGACTAACTGTGGGTGAAGATGGAGGCTCTGCACAATGTTTAGAAGACATTGCTCTCATGAGAGTTCTTCCTAATATGAAAGTTTTTCAACCTTGTGATGCCAATGAAACTAAGGCTTTATTAAAAACTATTGCAAAGGATATAGGCCCTTGTTATATCAGATTATCCCGTGCTGATTACCCTATAATTTTTGATGAAAATAAAGTTTTTACAATAGGACAAGGTGATATTTTATCTGAGGGTGATGACATCTCTATTATTGCTACTGGTTTTATGGTTTCAAAAGCACTTGAAGTTAAAACCATTTTAGAAAAAGAGGGTTTGTCTATTCAAGTTATCAATATGTCTTCAATCAAGCCTATTGATAAAAAACTTATTTTTGAATGTGCTAAAAAAACGAAAGGTATTGTCACTATTGAAGAACATCAGTCTTTTGGTGGTTTAGGAGCTGCTGTTTTAGAAGTTCTCTCTTTAAATCCAGTTCCCGTTAAAGTTATTGGTGTAAACGACACTTTTGGACAGTCTGGAAAAGCGGAGGAGTTATTGTCTCACTATGGACTAGATACACCTTCTCTCACAGATACAATACGTAAATTTATAAACAAAGTGAAATACGGGAGCGAGGGGTAA
- a CDS encoding transketolase produces the protein MGNIYKNLRKEILTTIYKAKSGHPGGSFSGVELLYTLYSEFIKFDPKNPNEENRDRVIISKGHASPLVYSILSEFGFFPKSELEHFRKFGALLQGHVSKTVPGVELSTGSLGQGLSYSCGVAIAGFLKKANFKVFCYMGDGELQEGSVWESFMTAGDRNLNNLCAIIDYNKVQENGFVKDIKNLEPLKEKLEAFGWKVFEIDGHNVEEIRSAYHNFFINKEKPVAIIANTVKGKGVSFMEFKSSWHGKAPNEEEYNKAIKELEVDI, from the coding sequence ATGGGCAATATCTATAAGAATTTAAGAAAAGAAATTTTAACAACAATTTATAAAGCTAAATCTGGTCATCCTGGAGGTTCTTTTTCTGGAGTTGAACTTCTGTATACACTTTATAGTGAATTTATTAAATTTGATCCTAAAAATCCGAATGAAGAAAATCGAGATAGAGTAATTATTTCGAAAGGTCATGCTTCTCCTTTAGTTTATTCAATTTTGTCCGAATTTGGTTTTTTTCCAAAATCAGAATTAGAGCACTTTAGAAAGTTTGGTGCACTTCTTCAAGGCCACGTTTCTAAAACTGTTCCAGGTGTTGAACTTTCTACAGGCTCTCTTGGACAAGGATTAAGCTACTCTTGCGGGGTTGCTATAGCTGGATTTTTAAAAAAAGCTAATTTTAAAGTCTTTTGTTACATGGGAGACGGCGAATTGCAAGAGGGAAGTGTTTGGGAGTCTTTTATGACTGCCGGAGATAGAAATCTAAACAATCTATGCGCTATCATCGATTATAATAAGGTTCAAGAAAATGGGTTTGTTAAAGATATTAAAAATTTAGAGCCCCTAAAAGAAAAACTTGAAGCTTTTGGATGGAAAGTTTTTGAAATTGATGGTCACAATGTTGAAGAGATTAGATCTGCATACCATAATTTTTTTATAAACAAAGAAAAACCTGTTGCTATTATAGCTAATACAGTTAAAGGAAAAGGGGTTAGCTTCATGGAATTCAAGAGTTCTTGGCATGGTAAAGCTCCTAATGAAGAGGAATATAATAAAGCGATTAAAGAGTTGGAGGTGGATATATGA
- a CDS encoding C-GCAxxG-C-C family (seleno)protein, translating to MTKKTNYVKGTFNCAETIIDTFNKNNNTNIPVAIGSGMGTGLTVGSLCGAVNAAAMIIGYTKGREVYTDENKARDLANLLLKSIREEYNSEICVDLKKSGVSCADIVEFTYVKLEEILNIK from the coding sequence ATGACTAAAAAAACTAACTATGTTAAAGGAACATTCAATTGTGCCGAGACTATAATTGATACTTTTAATAAAAATAACAATACTAATATTCCTGTTGCTATTGGAAGTGGAATGGGAACTGGCTTAACTGTAGGAAGTCTTTGTGGAGCTGTAAATGCTGCTGCTATGATTATCGGTTACACTAAAGGTAGAGAGGTTTATACTGACGAAAATAAAGCCAGAGATCTAGCTAATCTTCTTTTAAAAAGTATCAGAGAAGAATACAACTCTGAAATTTGCGTAGACTTGAAAAAAAGTGGCGTTAGTTGTGCTGATATTGTAGAGTTTACATATGTTAAATTAGAAGAGATTTTAAACATAAAATAA